A genomic stretch from Erigeron canadensis isolate Cc75 chromosome 9, C_canadensis_v1, whole genome shotgun sequence includes:
- the LOC122582937 gene encoding zinc finger protein GAI-ASSOCIATED FACTOR 1-like, which produces MSNITGDDVSFSSGEEGQDKQVQELKNHFHGGNSSDVSTSVPPPKKKRNLPGTPDPTADVIALSPTTLMATNRFVCEICNKGFQRDQNLQLHRRGHNLPWKLKQRTSTEMRKRVYVCPEPSCVHHNPARALGDLTGIKKHYSRKHGEKKWKCDKCSKKYAVQSDWKAHQKTCGTREYKCDCGTIFSRRDSFITHRAFCDALAEENNKASQGMSQTQHLMMDSRNNGLMGLPDFNSFEPQNSGKSVPQELVPMPFKPSNMSGGMFSSSSGTLFGNPRGGSSSSSGLQLSSPSGSSGFGYFQQDIKGALLSGPAGHMSATALLQKAAQMGATASNGINSPMMQKSFVTSMAGPDQVNPSEPRPTSPYGMQRAGQYDNFHVQPNQAIMAGVNVGTEGYNPFQKPGPQDMFGSGLGPEPNSGMNDMGIYSELLMRGDQSTSFTKNLENHEDRSDDNSVLVQGRGNSVMGKSPSKLGSGGAGNDTLTVDFLGIGGSRPLNIQVQQQQQQQRFNGFDGASQAMNPFQQQIIHGESLPHEKPIWEE; this is translated from the exons ATGTCAAATATTACAGGAGATGATGTGAGTTTTTCTTCAGGAGAAGAAGGTCAAGATAAGCAAGTTCAAGAGCTTAAAAACCATTTCCATGGCGGAAATTCAAGCGATGTATCCACTTCAGTCCCACCTCCTAAAAAGAAACGAAACCTTCCAGGAACTCCAG ATCCTACTGCAGACGTGATTGCGTTATCACCAACAACACTAATGGCAACGAACAGATTTGTATGTGAAATTTGTAACAAAGGGTTTCAAAGAGACCAAAACTTACAATTGCACCGACGAGGTCATAATCTTCCGTGGAAACTAAAGCAAAGAACCAGCACTGAGATGAGGAAACGGGTGTATGTATGTCCTGAGCCATCTTGTGTTCATCACAATCCGGCTCGGGCACTTGGTGATCTTACTGGGATCAAGAAACATTATAGTCGCAAACATggagaaaaaaaatggaaatgCGACAAGTGTTCTAAAAAGTATGCGGTTCAATCTGATTGGAAGGCTCATCAAAAGACTTGTGGCACTCGGGAATATAAGTGTGATTGTGGCACCATCTTTTCAAG GAGGGATAGCTTTATAACTCATAGAGCATTTTGTGACGCGCTAGCAGAAGAGAACAACAAGGCGAGCCAAGGAATGTCACAAACTCAACATTTGATGATGGACTCAAGGAACAACGGGTTAATGGGCTTACCTGATTTCAATAGTTTTGAACCACAAAACTCGGGCAAATCTGTTCCTCAAGAACTAGTTCCAATGCCTTTCAAGCCATCAAACATGTCTGGAGGAATGTTTTCCAGCAGCTCTGGCACCCTTTTTGGAAACCCAAGAGGTGGATCCTCATCGTCATCAGGGCTACAGCTTAGCTCACCAAGTGGCTCATCGGGCTTTGGCTATTTCCAACAAGATATTAAAGGAGCCTTGCTATCTGGGCCTGCGGGCCATATGTCTGCGACGGCCTTGCTTCAAAAAGCAGCCCAAATGGGTGCTACAGCAAGCAATGGGATTAATTCTCCAATGATGCAAAAGAGCTTTGTTACAAGCATGGCAGGCCCCGATCAAGTTAACCCATCCGAGCCAAGGCCTACATCACCTTATGGTATGCAACGAGCTGGACAATACGATAACTTCCATGTCCAACCTAATCAAGCAATCATGGCAGGAGTAAACGTTGGTACCGAAGGATACAATCCTTTCCAGAAGCCCGGCCCACAAGATATGTTTGGGTCGGGCCTTGGGCCAGAGCCTAATTCAGGTATGAATGATATGGGAATTTATAGTGAATTATTAATGAGAGGAGACCAAAGTACTTCATTTACAAAGAATTTAGAAAATCATGAAGATAGAAGTGACGACAACTCTGTCTTGGTTCAGGGTAGAGGGAATTCGGTCATGGGGAAAAGCCCGTCAAAGTTAGGAAGTGGTGGTGCTGGAAATGATACATTAACGGTTGATTTCTTGGGAATTGGAGGATCAAGACCATTAAATATACAAgtacaacaacaacagcaacaacaaaGATTTAATGGGTTTGATGGAGCAAGTCAAGCAATGAATCCttttcaacaacaaattatACATGGGGAGTCTCTACCTCATGAAAAGCCTATTTGGGAGGAATGA